In a single window of the Thermotoga sp. KOL6 genome:
- the trpS gene encoding tryptophan--tRNA ligase: protein MRILSGMRPTGKLHIGHLVGALENWVKLQEEGNECFYFVADWHALTTHYDDVSHLKEYTRDLVRGFLACGVDPEKSVIFVQSGVKEHAELALFFSMIVSVSRLERVPTYKEIKKELNYKDLSTAGFLIYPVLQAADILIYKAEGVPVGEDQIYHIELTREIARRFNNLYKEVFPEPDAILSKVPKLPGTDGRKMSKSYGNIINLEITEDELKKTILKMMTDPARVRRTDPGNPENCPVWKYHQAFGISEEESKWVWEGCTTAKIGCVDCKNLLLKNMKKKLSPIWENFKRIDEDPHYVDDVIFEGTRKAREVARETMEEVRKAMNLMF, encoded by the coding sequence TTGAGAATATTGAGCGGTATGCGACCAACAGGGAAACTCCACATAGGCCACTTAGTGGGGGCGTTGGAGAATTGGGTGAAGCTTCAGGAAGAAGGAAACGAATGCTTCTACTTCGTGGCGGATTGGCATGCCTTAACCACTCACTACGATGATGTCTCACATCTCAAAGAGTACACCCGGGACCTAGTAAGAGGGTTCCTCGCTTGTGGTGTGGATCCGGAAAAGTCTGTAATTTTTGTACAATCTGGTGTTAAAGAACACGCAGAATTGGCACTTTTCTTCAGCATGATTGTTTCTGTATCGCGACTTGAAAGAGTCCCAACTTACAAAGAAATAAAAAAAGAATTGAACTATAAGGATCTTTCCACCGCGGGATTCCTGATCTATCCTGTTCTTCAAGCTGCGGACATTCTCATATACAAGGCGGAAGGTGTTCCGGTCGGTGAGGATCAAATTTATCATATAGAGCTCACCAGGGAGATTGCTCGCAGATTTAACAATCTTTACAAAGAAGTCTTCCCAGAACCCGATGCGATACTTTCAAAAGTTCCAAAACTTCCGGGTACAGATGGAAGGAAGATGAGTAAGAGTTACGGGAACATCATAAATCTCGAGATAACGGAAGACGAGCTAAAGAAAACCATTTTGAAGATGATGACGGATCCAGCGAGAGTAAGAAGAACAGATCCTGGGAATCCGGAAAATTGTCCCGTTTGGAAGTACCACCAAGCTTTCGGTATCAGTGAAGAGGAGAGTAAATGGGTCTGGGAAGGATGTACAACGGCTAAAATCGGTTGTGTTGATTGCAAGAATCTTCTTTTGAAAAACATGAAGAAAAAATTGTCACCGATTTGGGAGAATTTCAAGAGAATAGATGAGGATCCCCATTATGTAGATGACGTGATTTTTGAGGGAACGAGAAAGGCCCGTGAAGTGGCTCGCGAAACTATGGAAGAGGTGAGAAAAGCGATGAATCTCATGTTTTGA
- a CDS encoding ScpA family protein — MELVFKLPIFEGPLDLLLYLVRKKKVDIRQIPISQLADEFVEYLERMKRLDMKITSDFLEMASTLMELKSKLLIPRVKDEEREEIEKKKEELYKRLEEYSKVKEIVQRLKNESNLLKRKPVKVRIRFFQRVEDVEKFKEILERVWKEESLREMVHRVKRETLSVEEMMERILEEVDGDTDIFFLLSKARNVYELIVRLLAVLELVRMGKLVLFEDMKVGRYVNESESSG, encoded by the coding sequence ATGGAACTTGTATTCAAGCTACCGATCTTTGAAGGGCCTTTGGATCTCCTTTTGTATCTTGTAAGGAAAAAGAAGGTGGACATCAGACAGATTCCTATTTCACAACTTGCGGATGAGTTTGTCGAATACTTGGAACGCATGAAAAGATTGGATATGAAGATCACATCTGATTTTCTAGAAATGGCATCTACACTCATGGAATTGAAGTCGAAACTTCTCATACCGAGGGTGAAAGATGAAGAAAGAGAAGAAATAGAAAAGAAAAAAGAAGAATTATACAAAAGATTAGAGGAATATTCCAAGGTTAAGGAGATCGTTCAGAGATTGAAAAACGAATCAAATCTTTTGAAGAGAAAGCCTGTAAAAGTAAGGATTCGTTTCTTTCAAAGAGTCGAAGATGTCGAAAAGTTCAAAGAGATTTTGGAGAGAGTATGGAAGGAAGAATCTTTACGCGAAATGGTTCATCGTGTGAAAAGAGAAACGCTTTCTGTTGAAGAAATGATGGAAAGAATATTGGAAGAGGTTGATGGGGATACGGACATTTTCTTTTTACTTTCGAAAGCAAGAAATGTTTATGAGCTCATAGTCAGATTGCTTGCTGTTTTGGAGCTTGTGAGGATGGGGAAACTTGTCCTTTTCGAGGATATGAAGGTTGGGAGGTACGTTAATGAATCTGAAAGCAGCGGTTGA
- a CDS encoding SMC-Scp complex subunit ScpB, which translates to MNLKAAVEALVFASNGITLEKLSRILEREERDVQKVLEELEKEYESPMHGVVLKNVGGKYRFYTKPEYATLISKVSRRKYRNLTEVQMEVVALLLLSGPLSKNEIDSFRGKDSSAVLSALQKMGIVRRKRAGKSYLYQLSPSFIESTMLDEMMREISEKLGSNSGES; encoded by the coding sequence ATGAATCTGAAAGCAGCGGTTGAGGCGCTCGTGTTCGCTTCAAATGGCATAACTTTGGAAAAACTTTCAAGAATTCTTGAAAGAGAGGAAAGAGATGTGCAGAAGGTTCTCGAAGAGTTAGAGAAGGAATATGAATCACCGATGCATGGAGTAGTTTTGAAGAATGTGGGGGGCAAATACCGATTCTACACAAAACCAGAGTACGCAACGCTCATCTCAAAAGTCTCGAGAAGGAAATACAGGAACCTAACAGAAGTACAAATGGAAGTAGTGGCCCTTCTTCTTTTGTCCGGACCTCTGTCGAAGAACGAAATAGATTCTTTTCGAGGTAAAGATTCATCGGCTGTATTGTCTGCTCTTCAGAAAATGGGGATCGTTCGAAGGAAAAGAGCAGGTAAGAGTTATCTTTACCAACTTTCACCTTCTTTTATTGAAAGTACCATGTTGGACGAAATGATGAGAGAGATATCAGAGAAGCTCGGCAGCAACAGTGGCGAGTCTTGA
- a CDS encoding PhoH family protein: protein MVKNYVLDTNVLIHDPDSMFSFEDNNVIIPLPVLEELDKLKREHGSVGKNAREAIRRLDELREKGNLKKGIALENGGNLRVYVLDRQVEGVPRFLHERYMDNIILAYVIDIMNKEKIPTILVSKDINLRVKADALGIPAQDYLTDKSELETMPKGYVEIQDDTLRKTLEREEIVEKKLDLLDNFYIDLGGIYGKYRKGKIMKIESFETMGISPRNREQIFSMDALLDDEIPLVFLIGMAGTGKTLLALACGLYKVLVEKRYRKLIVTRPTVPMGRDLGYLPGELEKKMKPWLQPINDNLELISSISGLKIKELEKQDILEVEALSFIRGRSIPRQFIIIDEAQNLSPHEVKTILTRVGEDTKIVLVGDPYQIDTPYLDKNTNGLVYAALKLLESELSAVIKLEKGERSRLATVAAELL, encoded by the coding sequence ATGGTGAAGAATTACGTTCTAGATACGAACGTTTTAATTCACGATCCCGATTCCATGTTCTCTTTCGAGGACAATAATGTCATCATACCACTTCCCGTTTTGGAAGAGTTGGACAAATTGAAGAGGGAACATGGAAGTGTCGGGAAAAACGCTCGAGAAGCAATAAGACGGCTAGATGAGCTCAGAGAAAAGGGTAATCTGAAGAAAGGAATAGCTTTGGAAAATGGGGGTAATCTACGAGTTTACGTGTTGGATAGACAAGTTGAAGGAGTACCGAGGTTTTTGCACGAACGTTATATGGATAACATCATTCTCGCGTACGTTATAGACATAATGAATAAAGAAAAGATTCCCACGATATTGGTTAGCAAAGACATAAACCTTCGTGTGAAAGCTGACGCTTTGGGTATACCGGCACAAGATTACTTAACTGACAAGTCCGAGCTTGAGACCATGCCAAAAGGATATGTAGAAATCCAAGATGACACTCTTAGAAAGACCCTAGAGAGAGAAGAAATTGTGGAGAAAAAGTTGGATCTCCTCGACAACTTTTATATAGACTTAGGAGGAATTTATGGCAAATACAGAAAAGGTAAGATCATGAAGATAGAATCCTTTGAGACGATGGGAATATCACCGAGAAACAGGGAACAGATATTCTCCATGGATGCCTTGTTGGACGATGAAATACCACTTGTTTTTCTCATCGGAATGGCAGGAACGGGAAAAACACTTTTGGCACTCGCGTGCGGATTGTACAAAGTATTGGTGGAAAAACGTTACAGAAAGCTAATAGTGACACGTCCTACTGTTCCTATGGGTCGTGACTTAGGATATCTTCCAGGTGAGTTAGAGAAAAAGATGAAACCTTGGTTGCAACCAATAAACGATAACCTTGAGTTGATCTCTTCTATTTCTGGTTTGAAGATCAAAGAATTGGAGAAACAAGATATATTGGAAGTGGAAGCCTTGTCTTTCATCAGAGGAAGGTCAATACCAAGACAGTTCATTATAATAGATGAAGCTCAAAACTTGTCACCACACGAAGTGAAAACGATTCTAACTCGAGTTGGGGAAGATACGAAAATAGTACTGGTAGGAGATCCCTATCAGATAGATACACCATACCTAGACAAAAACACAAACGGACTGGTTTATGCCGCATTGAAACTTCTGGAATCGGAACTCTCCGCTGTCATAAAACTCGAAAAAGGGGAAAGATCAAGACTCGCCACTGTTGCTGCCGAGCTTCTCTGA
- a CDS encoding PolC-type DNA polymerase III → MIWNDTLFFVVDTETTGTDPFGGDRIVEIAAVPVFKGKIFMNKAFHSLVNPHVRIPALIQKVHGITNEEIEEAPDMGTVYENFRDYVKGSVLVFHNANFDLAFLDMMAKETGNFPITNFYIDTLDISEEIFGRPHSLKWLCERLGIKDKIEHRALLDAKVTAKVFVRLIRLLGEHKVDDFIRRKRG, encoded by the coding sequence ATGATATGGAACGATACACTGTTCTTCGTTGTGGATACGGAAACCACAGGTACAGATCCTTTTGGAGGTGACCGTATAGTTGAAATCGCAGCTGTTCCTGTTTTCAAAGGGAAAATTTTCATGAATAAAGCGTTCCACTCGCTGGTGAATCCGCACGTCAGGATTCCCGCTCTGATTCAAAAAGTTCATGGTATCACCAACGAAGAAATTGAAGAGGCACCGGATATGGGAACGGTTTACGAAAACTTTAGAGATTACGTCAAAGGTTCTGTACTCGTTTTTCACAACGCCAATTTTGATCTTGCGTTCCTGGACATGATGGCAAAAGAAACAGGAAATTTTCCCATAACCAATTTTTACATTGACACTCTCGACATTTCCGAAGAAATTTTTGGTAGACCTCACTCTTTGAAGTGGCTCTGCGAAAGACTCGGAATAAAGGATAAGATAGAACATCGTGCTCTTTTGGACGCCAAAGTAACTGCAAAAGTCTTCGTGCGATTGATCCGACTACTTGGAGAGCACAAAGTGGACGATTTCATACGAAGAAAACGGGGGTAA
- a CDS encoding VIT1/CCC1 transporter family protein gives MKEILEFQKNEITEYHVYRRLSKRVKNENVKILLSIAEDERKHYETLKDISGKEIKPSKFLIFWYSLLAILFGITFALKLMEKNEKKAEKAYKNIAKNYPEVVKIMRDEEKHEEELLNMLDEERLNYVSSMVLGLNDALVELTGALAGLTYAFQNSKIVGLSGLITGIAAAFSMSASEYLSQRAEEENGKTNPLKAALYTGLAYIVTVTILVAPFLILNNPFLALAITLIGAALIVLLFTFFVSIVKEKNFGKYFLEMFLLSFGVAAFSFFVGIIARKIFGIEI, from the coding sequence TTGAAGGAAATTCTTGAGTTTCAGAAAAATGAAATTACGGAGTATCATGTCTACAGAAGACTATCAAAAAGAGTAAAAAACGAGAATGTCAAGATCCTCCTATCCATAGCTGAGGATGAAAGAAAACACTATGAAACGTTGAAAGACATATCAGGAAAAGAAATCAAACCTTCAAAATTTTTGATATTTTGGTATTCTCTTCTCGCTATATTGTTTGGAATCACTTTTGCTCTTAAACTCATGGAGAAGAACGAGAAAAAAGCAGAAAAGGCGTATAAAAACATAGCAAAAAACTATCCAGAGGTTGTCAAAATAATGAGAGATGAGGAAAAACATGAAGAAGAGCTTTTAAACATGCTAGATGAGGAGAGGTTGAACTACGTTAGTTCGATGGTTCTCGGTTTGAATGATGCTCTAGTTGAACTGACAGGAGCACTCGCTGGTCTCACGTATGCGTTTCAAAATTCCAAAATAGTGGGGCTTTCCGGATTGATAACTGGTATCGCCGCCGCATTCTCTATGTCGGCTTCGGAGTACCTATCTCAGAGAGCAGAAGAAGAAAACGGAAAAACCAACCCGTTGAAAGCAGCACTCTATACCGGACTGGCCTATATAGTAACCGTCACTATACTGGTGGCTCCTTTCCTTATACTGAACAATCCCTTCTTAGCCCTTGCCATCACTTTGATTGGTGCCGCACTGATCGTTCTTCTCTTTACCTTTTTTGTCTCTATAGTGAAAGAAAAAAACTTCGGAAAATACTTCTTAGAGATGTTTCTTCTGAGTTTCGGTGTTGCCGCCTTTTCTTTCTTTGTCGGTATCATAGCTAGGAAGATTTTTGGAATAGAAATCTAG
- a CDS encoding ABC transporter ATP-binding protein gives MAALLEVRNLSTWFYMEEGIVKAVNEVSFTLNSNEVLGIVGETGSGKSVTVKSIMRLIKPPGKIVSGEVLYKGQDILKIPEREMHKIRGKEIAMIFQDPMMSLNPLYTIGDQLMETIKYHLGYDKRRAYLRAVEMLELVGIPEPEKRMNNYPFEFSGGMRQRVVIAIALSCNPSVLIADEPTTALDVTIQAQILELMKDLQKEFKTGLLFITHDLGVIASMADRIMVMYGGRQMEVGTADQIFYSPRHPYTKMLLKSVPRVDKRLEKLESIPGQPPRMVDIPPVCPFLPRCPRRIDRCMNELPELTQIEERHFVRCFNPVEEEVNVEGNS, from the coding sequence TTGGCTGCACTTCTCGAAGTGAGAAACCTAAGTACATGGTTTTACATGGAAGAAGGAATAGTCAAGGCTGTGAACGAAGTGAGTTTCACGCTGAATTCCAACGAAGTGCTCGGTATAGTCGGTGAAACAGGATCTGGAAAGAGTGTGACGGTTAAATCCATTATGAGACTCATAAAACCTCCTGGAAAGATTGTAAGTGGCGAAGTGCTTTACAAAGGGCAGGATATATTGAAGATACCTGAAAGAGAAATGCACAAAATTCGCGGAAAAGAGATAGCAATGATTTTCCAGGATCCGATGATGTCTTTAAACCCTCTTTACACTATAGGAGACCAACTCATGGAAACTATTAAATACCACTTGGGTTACGATAAAAGAAGGGCGTATCTTAGAGCAGTTGAAATGCTCGAACTTGTTGGGATTCCTGAACCTGAAAAAAGAATGAACAACTATCCATTTGAATTTTCTGGAGGAATGAGACAAAGAGTGGTTATCGCTATCGCGCTTTCGTGTAATCCAAGTGTACTCATAGCAGATGAGCCTACAACGGCTTTGGACGTCACCATTCAAGCTCAGATCCTGGAGCTAATGAAAGATTTGCAAAAAGAGTTCAAAACAGGTCTTCTGTTCATAACTCATGACCTTGGAGTCATAGCCTCAATGGCCGACAGAATCATGGTGATGTACGGTGGAAGACAAATGGAAGTCGGAACAGCTGATCAGATTTTCTACTCTCCAAGACATCCGTATACAAAAATGCTTCTCAAAAGCGTTCCAAGGGTTGATAAGAGATTGGAAAAACTCGAATCGATACCTGGTCAACCACCTCGCATGGTCGACATACCACCCGTGTGTCCATTCTTACCCCGATGTCCCAGAAGAATCGATAGATGTATGAACGAGTTGCCTGAACTTACTCAAATTGAGGAGCGACATTTCGTAAGATGCTTCAATCCAGTTGAGGAGGAAGTCAATGTTGAAGGAAATTCTTGA
- a CDS encoding ABC transporter ATP-binding protein, with product MNKEILRVENLVKYFPVRAGVFRRIVGWVKAVDGVSFSINEGETFGLVGESGCGKTTVGMTLLRLYEPTSGRIVVDGEDTTYYFMTRRRAKRYIRKTYLDKFMKMKESDIEKLNGVDKRYAQLFFEEAKGSPQKFISLLLTGLEEKRKKFRREMQIVFQDPYSSLNPRMRIRSIVGEGIGVHRIASGKEALERVKKILEDVGIPSAYMYRFPHEFSGGQRQRIGIARALALEPKLVVADEAVAALDVSIRSQIINLMEDLQEKHKLTYIFISHDLAVVKHISDRIGVMYLGKMVELAPKKDLFEKPLHPYTVALMSAIPIPDPTKKRERIILKGDVPSPINPPSGCRFHPRCPIAKEVCSKEEPALREIEKGHFVACHFPGELK from the coding sequence ATGAACAAGGAAATCTTGAGAGTAGAGAACCTAGTGAAATACTTTCCCGTAAGAGCCGGTGTGTTTCGAAGGATCGTCGGTTGGGTGAAAGCTGTGGATGGTGTGAGTTTTTCCATAAACGAAGGTGAAACGTTCGGATTGGTGGGAGAATCTGGTTGCGGAAAAACCACCGTTGGAATGACACTGTTGAGGTTGTACGAGCCAACTTCAGGTCGAATAGTTGTTGATGGCGAGGATACGACTTACTATTTCATGACCCGACGAAGGGCAAAGAGATACATAAGAAAAACCTACCTGGACAAATTCATGAAAATGAAAGAATCAGATATCGAGAAACTGAACGGAGTAGACAAAAGGTATGCGCAACTCTTTTTTGAAGAAGCAAAGGGGTCACCTCAAAAATTCATTTCCCTTCTTTTGACCGGTTTAGAAGAGAAGCGAAAAAAATTCCGCAGAGAGATGCAAATAGTTTTCCAAGATCCTTACAGCTCTTTGAACCCTAGAATGAGAATAAGGAGTATAGTGGGAGAAGGTATCGGTGTTCACAGGATCGCGAGTGGAAAAGAGGCTCTGGAGAGGGTAAAGAAAATCCTGGAAGACGTGGGAATTCCTTCCGCATACATGTACAGATTTCCCCACGAATTCTCCGGAGGTCAAAGGCAGAGAATAGGAATCGCGAGGGCTCTCGCCTTGGAACCGAAACTCGTAGTGGCAGATGAGGCAGTGGCAGCATTGGATGTGTCCATAAGAAGTCAGATCATAAATCTCATGGAGGACTTACAAGAAAAACACAAGCTCACATACATATTCATTTCACACGATTTAGCGGTCGTTAAACACATAAGCGACCGAATAGGAGTTATGTACCTCGGAAAGATGGTGGAACTTGCCCCCAAAAAGGATCTCTTCGAGAAGCCTTTGCACCCATACACGGTAGCTTTGATGTCGGCTATTCCCATACCCGATCCGACCAAAAAGAGAGAGAGGATCATACTGAAAGGAGATGTTCCGAGTCCCATAAATCCACCTTCAGGTTGTAGATTTCATCCAAGGTGCCCCATTGCAAAAGAAGTATGTTCGAAGGAGGAACCCGCTCTTCGAGAGATCGAAAAGGGTCATTTTGTTGCCTGTCACTTTCCAGGTGAGTTGAAATGA
- a CDS encoding ABC transporter ATP-binding protein, producing MKEPLLRVENLKTYFYTEDGIVRAVDGVSFEVAEGETLGIVGESGSGKSVTSLSIMKLLDQNGRIVDGKVLFKGKNLLELSENDMRKIRGKEIAMIFQEPMVALNPVFTIGDQIMEAIMLHQNVSEKEAREMAIDLLRKVGIPEPEKRVDEYPHQLSGGMRQRAMIAMALSCRPSLLIADEPTTALDVTIQAQILELMKDLQREYGMAIILITHDMGVVAEMSDKVAVMYAGKVVEYGDVKTIFNEPKHPYTYALLESIPRIDVEQEKLKSIPGSVPDPLNFPNGCRFHPRCEFFVKGKCDIEEPELETLDGNHKVRCFFWQRLDEVRHAKSEV from the coding sequence TTGAAAGAGCCGTTACTCCGCGTGGAAAATTTGAAAACATATTTCTATACAGAAGACGGTATTGTTCGGGCAGTCGATGGAGTCTCATTTGAAGTAGCAGAAGGTGAAACTCTTGGAATCGTTGGCGAATCTGGAAGTGGGAAGAGTGTAACATCGCTTTCCATTATGAAACTTCTAGACCAAAACGGAAGGATCGTTGATGGAAAAGTTCTTTTCAAAGGAAAGAATCTCCTTGAACTTTCTGAAAATGATATGAGAAAGATCCGCGGAAAGGAAATCGCTATGATCTTTCAAGAACCTATGGTAGCTTTGAATCCAGTGTTCACCATCGGAGATCAGATAATGGAAGCGATCATGCTTCATCAAAACGTCTCCGAGAAAGAAGCAAGAGAGATGGCAATTGATCTTCTGAGAAAGGTCGGTATCCCCGAGCCGGAAAAGAGAGTGGATGAATATCCCCATCAACTCTCCGGTGGAATGAGGCAGAGGGCGATGATAGCCATGGCACTCTCCTGTCGACCCAGTCTTCTCATAGCGGACGAGCCTACGACCGCTCTGGATGTTACTATTCAGGCTCAAATCTTGGAACTCATGAAAGATCTTCAGAGAGAGTACGGCATGGCCATCATTTTGATCACCCACGATATGGGGGTCGTTGCGGAAATGTCCGATAAAGTTGCTGTTATGTATGCAGGAAAAGTAGTTGAATATGGTGATGTAAAAACCATTTTCAACGAACCCAAACATCCTTACACTTACGCGTTACTTGAATCGATTCCGAGGATAGACGTGGAACAAGAGAAGCTCAAAAGCATCCCCGGTAGTGTGCCCGATCCTCTAAACTTCCCAAACGGTTGCAGATTCCATCCCAGGTGTGAATTCTTTGTCAAAGGAAAATGTGATATCGAAGAACCGGAGTTGGAGACACTCGATGGAAATCACAAGGTGAGATGCTTTTTCTGGCAAAGGCTCGATGAGGTCAGACATGCAAAGAGTGAGGTGTAA
- a CDS encoding ABC transporter permease: protein MNQELKRILRRFFKDPTAIIGLSLVLFFTVVAILAPVIAPPVNPLTRMKLPDPYLMPVVSWDQSPQPPSTKEEAIAKNPNREPIRGVDYHPFGVIGGRDIFYGVVWGTRTAFKIGIIVTLARLLIGVFIGSISGYFGGWVDELLMRITDVFLSIPFLIAAVVLTTVLGTGLDKVMIAMIVFGWMGAARLIRGNILQVREEQFVLAAKALGVPDFLIILKHVLPNTIFPVLIWASMNMGSLVITAAVLSFLGLGAPQGYADWGSILSYSRDWMMEIGKHWYALIYPGTAMVLFVLGWNLLGDALRDAFDPRLRF, encoded by the coding sequence ATGAATCAGGAACTGAAGAGAATCTTGAGAAGATTTTTCAAAGATCCCACTGCGATAATAGGACTCTCACTAGTGTTGTTTTTCACAGTAGTGGCCATTCTGGCACCTGTGATAGCGCCTCCTGTTAATCCCCTGACCAGAATGAAACTGCCCGATCCTTATTTGATGCCCGTTGTGAGTTGGGATCAGAGCCCTCAACCTCCTTCCACGAAGGAGGAGGCGATAGCTAAGAACCCCAACAGAGAACCAATACGTGGTGTGGATTATCATCCCTTTGGAGTCATAGGTGGAAGAGATATATTCTACGGAGTAGTCTGGGGTACGAGAACCGCTTTTAAAATTGGGATAATAGTAACCTTGGCAAGGCTTCTGATAGGCGTCTTCATAGGATCTATTTCGGGATACTTTGGTGGATGGGTAGATGAACTTCTGATGAGAATCACGGATGTTTTCCTCTCTATACCGTTCCTCATAGCCGCCGTAGTGTTAACAACCGTTTTGGGAACTGGGTTGGATAAAGTCATGATCGCTATGATTGTTTTCGGATGGATGGGGGCGGCGAGATTGATAAGAGGAAACATCCTTCAGGTGAGGGAAGAACAATTTGTGCTCGCTGCAAAGGCATTGGGAGTTCCAGATTTCTTGATAATATTAAAGCACGTGCTTCCGAACACCATCTTTCCAGTTTTGATTTGGGCATCAATGAATATGGGATCCCTCGTTATAACGGCCGCTGTGTTGAGCTTCCTTGGTCTCGGAGCTCCTCAAGGATACGCAGATTGGGGTTCCATTTTGAGTTATTCAAGAGATTGGATGATGGAGATAGGCAAGCACTGGTATGCTCTCATTTATCCCGGAACGGCAATGGTGTTGTTCGTTCTCGGCTGGAATCTATTGGGTGATGCTTTAAGGGATGCTTTCGATCCGAGGCTCAGATTCTAA
- a CDS encoding ABC transporter permease produces the protein MTAYIIRRLLLLPLILLGVTFIVFSMIQSLGPDKLLAAYVNPNMLDKLTTEQLEALKEKYGLNDFFVVRYVKWLLNTLKGDLGWSLVGKEPVKDALLKRLPYTVELALYAIFPVVFVGIWLGVKAAVHRGKFLDHFIRIFAVVGWSFPDFVFGLLVLMIFYSILNWLPPGNLSIWAEEAVRSPEFHRYTKLITVDALLNGRFDIFWDGLRHLIGPILTLSWLWWAYLLRITRSSMLEVLNKEYVRTARAKGLPEDVVINKHARRNALIPVTTVAGGMVIGLFSGTVIVETVFNRTGIGSFTAQAALQLDYASVMASALFFSTILVVGNLIIDILYALIDPRIRLG, from the coding sequence GTGACCGCATACATCATACGAAGGCTTTTGCTTCTTCCTTTGATACTTCTTGGAGTCACGTTCATAGTATTTTCGATGATTCAATCTTTGGGTCCTGACAAGTTGCTGGCAGCTTACGTGAACCCAAACATGTTGGACAAATTGACAACTGAACAATTGGAGGCACTGAAAGAAAAATACGGTCTGAACGATTTTTTCGTGGTTCGATACGTAAAATGGTTGCTCAACACTCTAAAGGGTGATCTGGGATGGTCTCTCGTTGGAAAAGAACCTGTAAAGGATGCTCTCTTGAAAAGACTACCTTATACTGTGGAGCTCGCTCTTTACGCCATATTCCCAGTCGTTTTCGTCGGAATATGGCTCGGTGTGAAAGCAGCGGTACACAGGGGAAAATTTCTCGATCATTTCATCAGAATATTTGCCGTTGTGGGATGGTCTTTTCCAGATTTCGTATTCGGCCTTCTTGTTCTGATGATTTTCTACAGTATTCTCAATTGGCTTCCTCCTGGAAACCTCAGTATATGGGCTGAGGAGGCTGTAAGATCACCAGAATTTCATCGCTATACCAAGCTCATAACAGTAGACGCTCTTTTGAATGGAAGATTCGACATCTTTTGGGATGGTTTAAGACACTTAATAGGTCCTATTTTGACTCTTTCTTGGTTGTGGTGGGCGTATTTGTTGAGAATCACCAGGTCCAGTATGCTTGAAGTGCTAAACAAAGAGTACGTGAGAACCGCTAGAGCAAAGGGGCTTCCGGAAGATGTTGTGATAAACAAGCACGCCAGAAGAAATGCTCTCATTCCCGTAACCACGGTAGCGGGTGGAATGGTCATAGGATTGTTTTCCGGAACAGTGATCGTAGAAACGGTTTTCAACAGAACGGGGATAGGTAGTTTCACAGCTCAAGCGGCTCTTCAACTTGATTATGCCTCTGTTATGGCTTCTGCGCTTTTCTTTTCCACAATACTCGTTGTTGGAAATCTCATAATAGACATTCTGTATGCTCTAATAGATCCCAGAATAAGACTTGGATGA